GTTGCGAGTTCCCCAACGAGGGTGAGGCCGTCACGAGTGGTGAGCTCGATCGGTTCACGCCGAGCGGGCAGTTCGACGCCACCACGCACGTCAATCGTGGTCGTACTCGGGGACGAATTCATCTGCGTGGCTCCTCTGCCGGTGATGGCCTATGTGATCTTCCAGCAGTGGGAATGCCAGTGCCGTCGGTTGGAGATGTCTGCGGCATCACCGAGCACCCCGTCGGCGCGCCACGCCACGATGTGAGCGACGCCAGGTTCAACGGAGAGCGAGCAACCAGGACACACGTAGGCCTTGACCGCCTGCTTGCCCTTGATCGGCTGCACGTGCCACAGGCCGTCCCGGCGCACCTCGCTGCGGCGCCAACCGTCCAGCAAATGCCCCAGACCGTTCTCGTCGTCATCCCGTGAGGCCGGTTTGCGGCCACGAGGTCGGTTACTACGCGCCATAATGTCAGTCGATTGCGCGGCCGTATTCTTCAGGCCGGTTGCAGTCTTAGTACCAGCCGGACGCCTGAGACTTCGCCCAGGCACCGCACGGGCTCCCGTACCGGGCCACGATATAGCCGAGGCCCCACTCGATCTGGGTCCCTGCATTGGTCTCCCAATCGGCGCCGGCGGAACCCATTTTGGATCCGGGAAGAGACTGGGGAATACCGTAGGCTCCGCTGGACGAGTTCATGGCGTTCACTCGCCAGCCTGATTCTTTTTGCCACAGCGAAACGAGGCAGCTGTACTGGTCTTCTCCCCATCCCCGTGCGGCAACGGCGTCGTAGGCGTAGGCCTTCGCCGTTCCCGGATCGGGCACGGCAGCGGCCGGCGCTGTGAATCGCTTCGTTGCGGTAACGGCGACCGGTTCGGGGATCGGCTCAGGCTTGACGATCTCTTCCACGGTGTAGCCGTCGCGAGCGACGGTGTTGGTGTACGTGCCGGTTGCGCGCAGCGTCTGCGTGGCGGCGCCCTCGTAACGGTCCCCCACGACCTGAAAGTACGGCGATGCGGTGGCACCCGAGTATGGGTCTACGACACTCACCAAAAGAAAGGCGAAAGCCGCAACGAATCCGAACAGGAAATGGGAGGGTTTCACTCGCTTGCGAGGTCTGCGGACGGGGGCCCCAGTCGTAACTGTGACGCGTTCGATAACTCTCAGATGCCTACCCATATGTTTTCGACCATAGCCCACGAAGCCGGGAGAGACCTAACCGAGCCAGTTCTGCCGGGTTGGCATCATCGAACGAAGAGCATCACGTCGACGACACCATCGAGAACAATATCTACCTGGGCTTCGCGATATCCCCCACGTTCGGGCCGGAATACCGCGGTCCGAACCTCATCGGCCGAGAGGGCACGGCCATCCCGCAGGTACTTCACGATTTTGTTGGCAAACCGGTCCACATCGGAACGTTTGTACCCCACGCTGAGCACACTCGTGCGGGAGAAACGATGTCCCGGCGAACGACTAAGCCGGTTCAGGACCGCAGACGAGAGCTCACGAGCTTCCTCGCTCCGAGTTCGCTCGTCGTCGCTTCCGGTCAGGCGCTCGCGCTCCCGGGAAGCGAAGGCGTCCTCCAGTCTCTCCAGGGCCGCATCCACATGGTGCGGGGAGTAGCCGCCCTTTTGCATGGCAAAGGCGGTGTGACGAATTGCCTCCGCCGTGAGCAGGGCATCACCATCGTTGACGTCATACGCTGCTCGGGCAGAGGCCAGAAAGTCGTCAACCTGCACAAGACTGTAGCCCAGGGTCTTCTTGGCTGATCGCGGAAAAATTGTGCTCACGACGTCATTCTGCCTTACTCAAGGGGTAGGCCGACAATCTGTCCCTCATGCAAATATCAGGTATAGGGCGTAGGCCGCGCCAGCGGAGGGCAGGATCGAATCAAGGCGATCCAAAAATCCTCCGTGTCCGGGGAGCCAGGAACTCATGTCCTTGATGCCCAGGTCTCGCTTCACCAGCGACTCGGCCAGATCGCCAAAGGTTGCAGTCACAACGATGACGATGCCGAAGATGAGACCGAACCACCAGGGCTGATCCAGCATGAACAGGCCGAGCAGCACGCCCGCGATGATGCAGGACAGCGCAGCGCCGATGAACCCTTCCCACGTCTTTTTGGGGCTGATACTCGGGGCCATGGGGTGCTTACCGAAGTTGAGACCACTCACATACGCGCCCGTATCAGCGGTGATCACGAGGAGCAGGAAGGCGACGGTCCACCACTGCCCACCCGGCTGTGCGGCCAGGAGCACGGCAAAGGATGCGAGGAAGACAACGTAGATCTGGATGAGGACCGCGGCCCCCATGTCACCGAGCACAGCTCGGGTGGGGGCTCGGTGATCGGGCAGTATGGCCAGGGCCACGCGCCACAAGGCGATGAACACAATGCCTGCGAGCGTGGCCAGCCACTGCCCCGCCGAACCCAGGAAGAAGGCGGCGGGAACAACCCCAACGGCAGCAATCACCACAGGAATACGAGGAACATTCCGCCCCGCACGTCGCAGGGCCTGTGCCAGCTCAAACGAGGTGAACCCAATGATGACGCTGGCAAAGATCATGAAGAGTTCTTTGATGAAGATCAGGCTCACCACCATCGCTCCACCGAGCACCAGACCGATGAGGATGGCCAGTATGAGGTTACGTCCCGTGCGCGCCTCAATGCGTTCCGATGTCGCATCCAAGTGCGCGCGGGTCGCCTGAACTTGCCGTTCAAAGTCGGCTCGGGTGACCTGCACCTGTCGTTCAAAGTCGGTTCGGGTTGCCCGGACCTGTGCTTTGAACTCGGCGCGGCTCACACCGTGCCCGCGCTTGGGCGGCCTCGGGCCCTGCGGCTGATCCGTCATCTGAGAACTCTTCCTAGATCTCGAGCAGTTCGGCTTCCTTGCGCTTGAAGGCATCGTCGATGCTATCAACGTGATTCTTGGTGATCAACTCCAGCTCTTTCTCGGCTCGACCCACCTCGTCTTCTCCCACGTCGCTCTTGAGCGCATCCAGCTCGTCCTTCGCCTTGCGCCGAATATTGCGCACCGAGATCCGAGCGTCCTCCGCCTTGGCCTTGACGATTTTGACGAACTCTTTGCGGCGCTCGGTGGTGAGCTCGGGCAGGGTGGCGCGGATGGTGACACCATCATTGCCCACATTGGCTCCCAGGTTCGGGGTGTCGCGAATGGCAATTTCAATGTCGCGCAAAGCGCTCTTGTCGTACGGCCCGATGAGAAGAGTGCGTGCCTCCTGGTTTTGCAGGGAGGCAAGTTGCTCGAGCGGGGTGGCCGTGCCGTAATAGTTCACCAGAATTTTGGCAAACATTTGCGGGTTCGCGCGCCCGGTACGCACGGTCCCAAAGTCATCTCTGGCGGCTTCAAGCGCCTTCTGCATGCGTGCAGTGGCATCGGACAGAACATCCGCGATCACGGTGACTCCTTTTTCGGTGGGTATGAGAATTCTAGTTGGAGACGCGGGTGCCGAGATCGGCGCCGAGGATGGCGGCCGTCACATTGCCCTCCGGCGCCATACCGAAGACCTGCATGGGCATGTTGTTGTCCATGCACAGACTGAAAGCCGTTGAGTCAACAACCTTGAGGCCGCGCTGCAACGCCTCCTGGTAGGTGATCTGGTCGATCTTGCGTGCGTCGGGATTGGTGCGTGGGTCATCGGAATACACCCCGTCGACGCCATTCTTGGCGACGAGCACGAGATCAGCGGTGATCTCCAGGGCGCGCTGGGCAGCAACGGTGTCGGTCGAGAAGTACGGCAGTCCGGCACCCGCACCGAAGATGACAACACGGCCCTTTTGCAGGTGGCGCTCGGCACGGCGCGGAATGTACGGTTCAGCGACCTGGGTCATCGCGATCGCGGACTGAACGCGAGTTTCGGCTCCGGCCTGCTCGAGGAAGTCCTGCAGGGCGAGCGCATTCATGACGGTACCGAGCATGCCCATGTAATCGGCACGTTCCCGGTCCATTCCGCGCTGGGACAGCTCCGCACCTCGGAAGAAGTTGCCGCCTCCGACAACGATCGCAACTTCAACCTGCTTCGCGCCCTCGGCGATTTCCCGGGCAAGTGAGCTCACGACATCGGGGTTGACACCGACGGCGCCTCCACCGAAGGCCTCGCCGGAAAGTTTCAAAAGAACTCTGCGCTTCTTGCCCGTATCAATCATGTGCTGGAGGACCTTTCGTACGATGTGGGTCAAAACTACCGGGTGCCTTGGGGCACACACACAAATGGAGATCGGATCGCTTATGCAATCCGATCTCCATCAGTTGTTGTTACGCGCCGACCTTGAACCGGGCGAAGCCGGCTACGGTCAGTCCGGCATCGGTGAGAACCTTACTCACCGACACCTTGTTGTCCTTTGCGTAGTCCTGCTCGAGCAGGGCGACCTGCTTGAGGTAGGCCTTGACGCGTCCTTCGACGATCTTGGGCAGAGCCGCTTCGGGCTTGCCCTCGTTCTTCGAGATCTCGGTGACGATCTTGCGCTCGGCCTCGACGGCATCCGCGGGGACGTCCTCGCTCGCGAGGTACTCGGGGTTGGCGAACGAGATGTGCTGCGCAATGCTGCGAGCGGTCTCGGCGTCGGCTCCGGAGTAGCCCAGGACCACGCCGACCTGCGGGGGCAGGTCCTTGCTGGTCTTGTGCAGGTAAATCGAGAACAGTTCACCGGTGACGGCGGCAACGCGGCGAAGCTCGAACTTCTCGCCGATGATTGCTGCCTCACCGTCGATCAGGTCTGCAACGGTCTGCGTGCCACTCGTCGCGGCGAGTCCGGCTTCGACCGTGGTCGCTCCGGCTGCTGCGATGGCGTCGAGGACCTTGTCGGCGAGGGCGACGAACTTGCCACCCTTGGCGACGAAGTCGGTCTCGCAGGCGAGCTCGATCATGTACGCGGTGGTGCCGAGTTCCTTGGCCGCAACGAGGCCTTCAGAGGTGGAACGGTCAGCGCGCTTGGCGTTGCCCTTGGCACCCTTGAGACGCAGGATCTCGATTGCCTTGTCCATGTCGCCGTCAGCTTCAACGAGCGCGTTCTTGGTGTCGACCATGCCGGTGCCAAGGTTCTCGCGGAGAGCCTTGACGTCTTCGAGTGTGAAGTTTGCCATACGGGGTTCCCTACTTGGTTTCTTCTGCGGCCGGGGCGTCAACGGCAACTGCAACAGCAGCGGCAACGTCGGCGTCGCCAACAACATCAGCGATCGTGACGGCGGGCTCAGCTACAACGGTCTCAGCTACGACAGGCTCAGCTACAACGGTCTCAGCAACAGGCTCTGCAGCCGCGTCGTCGGAACCCTTGAGGAGTTCAGCTTCCCAAGCGGCGAGGGGCTCAACTTCGGCCTCCGGCTTGGCGTGGCGCTGAATGAGGCCCTCGGCTGCGGCATCCGCAATGATGCGGGTGAGCAGGCCGACGGAGCGGATGGCGTCGTCGTTGCCCGGGATCGGGTACTGCACGTCATCGGGGTCGCAGTTGGTGTCGAGGATTGCGATGACGGGGATGCCGAGCTTGCGCGCCTCGTCAATGGCAAGGTGCTCCTTGTTGGTGTCAACAACCCACAGCGCGGACGGCGTCTTGGTGAGGTTGCGGATTCCGCCGAGGCTCTTGTGCAGCTTGACGAGCTCGCGCTTCTTGATGAGCATTTCCTTCTTCGTGAAACCGCTCTTGGCGGTGTCTTCGAAGTCGAGCTCTTCGAGCTCTTTCATGCGAGCAAGACGCTTGGAAACCGTCTGGAAGTTGGTGAGAAGTCCACCGAGCCAGCGCTGGTTCACGTAGGGCTGGCCTACGCGGGTTGCCTGCTCAGAGATGGATTCCTGTGCCTGCTTCTTCGTTCCGACGAAGAGGATGGTGCCACCGTGGGCAACCGTCTCCTTGACGAAGTCGTAGGCCTTGTCAACGAACCCGAGCGACTGCTGCAGGTCGATGATGTAGATGCCGGAACGCTCGGTGAAGATGAATCGCTTCATCTTCGGGTTCCAACGGCGGGTCTGGTGCCCGAAGTGCACGCCGCTGTCGAGCAGCTGGCGAATGGTTACGACGGCCATGAGCCGTTCTCCTTGTCCGGCGTGTGTGCGCGAAGGCACGGTACGCCAATCGGTTTGTGCGAGGATCGGATGATCTTCACTCCTGGTGCCCGGCACACGTCCGCCCCTGTTTCTCGAAGATGGTGATTTCGAGAGGACGGGGACCGATAGACATGGCGGCCTGATGGGCACGCGTAGTCAGCGCACGAGGCGCTGCTTGGAGTAGCTTATCACTCGGTTGCGAGGCTGTGCACGCTTTTCTCCTGACGCTCACCTGTCCTCCCCCGCCCACGTGTTCGCTGCCACCACACGGATTGCGCCGGCACCCCGTCTCGGGAGAACAGCGGGGCCAGAGTGGAGGGATGCTCACTCTGATGTCGACTCGTCGCAGCCTGCGGTTGGTTGTCTTCGCGCCCCTGCTTGCTCTCGTCGTCTCCTCGAGCCCAGCGGATGCCTGGGGCTGGCCACTCCAGCCGCCGCACCAGGTTCTGGCTGGTTTCGTCGCGCCGCTCACACCGTATTCGGCAGGTCACCGTGGGATCGACCTTGCAGCCGCGCCGTCTGATCCCGTGTTCGCTCCGAGTGACGGTCAGGTGTCTTTCGTGGGATTTGTTGTTGATCGCCCGGTGGTGTCCATCGTCCACGCCCACGACATCGTTTCCACCGTAGAACCGGTCGACCCGCTCGTGGCTGTGGGTGACCGTGTCGTTGCGGGACAACGCGTGGGCACGGTGGCCGTGGGAGGCCACTGTGGTCAGCGGTGTCTCCACTTCGGCGTTCGCGAACATGGCCGCTACGTGTCACCGCTGCGATTTCTGGGTGGGGTGCCGCGGGCGGTCCTGTTGCCACTCGGGTGAACCGCGGGCAGGCGCAGGCTAGGCGCGCGGGTGAGCCAGCCGGTAGCTCTGCTTGAGGCGCTCGGCGGAGACGTGCGTGTAGATCTGGGTGGTGCCCAGACTGACATGTCCGAGCAGTTCCTGCACTGCACGCAGGTCCGCGCCACCGTCGAGGAGGTGCGTTGCCGCCGTGTGCCGGAGTGCGTGCGGTCCTGCCGGTCCGTTTCCGGGAATGTCGCCCAGCAGTGCGGCGACGAGGCGATAGACGCCGCGCACGCCCAGACGTTGGCCTCGGGTACCCAGCAGCAGCGCATCCGCTCCAGGGTATTCCGGTACCGTCATGACGTTGTGGGGTGACACGGGCACGCCTGCCACCAGATGCGGACGACCGTCTCGGAGGTAGCTCACAATTGCCCGGTGAGCCGGCACGCCGAAGGGCACCACGCGTTCCTTCGCCCCCTTACCGGTGACACGCACGGTGAGGCGATCAAGATCCACCGCGGACACATTAAGGCCCACGAGTTCAGACACGCGGAGGCCGGAGGCATAAAGAATCTCCACGATCGCCAGGTCTCGGAGGGCAATGGCGTTCCCGTCTGCCGCACGCGCTTCGAGTGCGGCGAGCAGTTCCTGCATCTGGCCGCGATTGATGACGCGGGGCAGAGTGCGTGCGGGTTTGGGTGACCGGAGCCTCGCTCCCTCATCGGCGGTGTCGGTGACGGTTCGGGAGAGCCAGGCCGTGAAGCTGCGGGCGGATGCCGACCGGCGCGCCACCGTTGCGCGTGCCAGTCCAGCCTGGGTCGCCACCCACAGCCACTCCCGCAGCAGTTCGAGGGTGATGTCGACCGTGCCG
This sequence is a window from Cryobacterium sp. CG_9.6. Protein-coding genes within it:
- a CDS encoding lytic transglycosylase domain-containing protein; this encodes MSVVDPYSGATASPYFQVVGDRYEGAATQTLRATGTYTNTVARDGYTVEEIVKPEPIPEPVAVTATKRFTAPAAAVPDPGTAKAYAYDAVAARGWGEDQYSCLVSLWQKESGWRVNAMNSSSGAYGIPQSLPGSKMGSAGADWETNAGTQIEWGLGYIVARYGSPCGAWAKSQASGWY
- a CDS encoding DivIVA domain-containing protein, giving the protein MSTIFPRSAKKTLGYSLVQVDDFLASARAAYDVNDGDALLTAEAIRHTAFAMQKGGYSPHHVDAALERLEDAFASRERERLTGSDDERTRSEEARELSSAVLNRLSRSPGHRFSRTSVLSVGYKRSDVDRFANKIVKYLRDGRALSADEVRTAVFRPERGGYREAQVDIVLDGVVDVMLFVR
- a CDS encoding phosphatidate cytidylyltransferase, which gives rise to MTDQPQGPRPPKRGHGVSRAEFKAQVRATRTDFERQVQVTRADFERQVQATRAHLDATSERIEARTGRNLILAILIGLVLGGAMVVSLIFIKELFMIFASVIIGFTSFELAQALRRAGRNVPRIPVVIAAVGVVPAAFFLGSAGQWLATLAGIVFIALWRVALAILPDHRAPTRAVLGDMGAAVLIQIYVVFLASFAVLLAAQPGGQWWTVAFLLLVITADTGAYVSGLNFGKHPMAPSISPKKTWEGFIGAALSCIIAGVLLGLFMLDQPWWFGLIFGIVIVVTATFGDLAESLVKRDLGIKDMSSWLPGHGGFLDRLDSILPSAGAAYALYLIFA
- the frr gene encoding ribosome recycling factor — its product is MIADVLSDATARMQKALEAARDDFGTVRTGRANPQMFAKILVNYYGTATPLEQLASLQNQEARTLLIGPYDKSALRDIEIAIRDTPNLGANVGNDGVTIRATLPELTTERRKEFVKIVKAKAEDARISVRNIRRKAKDELDALKSDVGEDEVGRAEKELELITKNHVDSIDDAFKRKEAELLEI
- the pyrH gene encoding UMP kinase, which gives rise to MIDTGKKRRVLLKLSGEAFGGGAVGVNPDVVSSLAREIAEGAKQVEVAIVVGGGNFFRGAELSQRGMDRERADYMGMLGTVMNALALQDFLEQAGAETRVQSAIAMTQVAEPYIPRRAERHLQKGRVVIFGAGAGLPYFSTDTVAAQRALEITADLVLVAKNGVDGVYSDDPRTNPDARKIDQITYQEALQRGLKVVDSTAFSLCMDNNMPMQVFGMAPEGNVTAAILGADLGTRVSN
- the tsf gene encoding translation elongation factor Ts, producing the protein MANFTLEDVKALRENLGTGMVDTKNALVEADGDMDKAIEILRLKGAKGNAKRADRSTSEGLVAAKELGTTAYMIELACETDFVAKGGKFVALADKVLDAIAAAGATTVEAGLAATSGTQTVADLIDGEAAIIGEKFELRRVAAVTGELFSIYLHKTSKDLPPQVGVVLGYSGADAETARSIAQHISFANPEYLASEDVPADAVEAERKIVTEISKNEGKPEAALPKIVEGRVKAYLKQVALLEQDYAKDNKVSVSKVLTDAGLTVAGFARFKVGA
- a CDS encoding M23 family metallopeptidase, with the protein product MLTLMSTRRSLRLVVFAPLLALVVSSSPADAWGWPLQPPHQVLAGFVAPLTPYSAGHRGIDLAAAPSDPVFAPSDGQVSFVGFVVDRPVVSIVHAHDIVSTVEPVDPLVAVGDRVVAGQRVGTVAVGGHCGQRCLHFGVREHGRYVSPLRFLGGVPRAVLLPLG
- a CDS encoding tyrosine recombinase XerC, producing the protein MSTAHFTPAGLTAAVDDFLFVLTAERGYSAHTVRAYRTDLTQLAAFATARQSDGTVDITLELLREWLWVATQAGLARATVARRSASARSFTAWLSRTVTDTADEGARLRSPKPARTLPRVINRGQMQELLAALEARAADGNAIALRDLAIVEILYASGLRVSELVGLNVSAVDLDRLTVRVTGKGAKERVVPFGVPAHRAIVSYLRDGRPHLVAGVPVSPHNVMTVPEYPGADALLLGTRGQRLGVRGVYRLVAALLGDIPGNGPAGPHALRHTAATHLLDGGADLRAVQELLGHVSLGTTQIYTHVSAERLKQSYRLAHPRA